In Candidatus Desulfofervidus auxilii, one genomic interval encodes:
- a CDS encoding PEP-CTERM sorting domain-containing protein: MKKNFLILLILIIVLLPFLAVAHTTYITGEDVDIVSWQEFVNVTIEEGSASGEVSGDINGTVSIDNHFSLSVNSGTFAGFEFGFNNWEVSVNGDTYTGISTWFYDPESDETHIAIGGDIAAIGYGTEEGGEFVLARIEDTQCHGNFTYKETSSSFTSYDTNILLNVETELFYGHGTGYYNGGIAAYLVELEFEDLLEAELFIYICDWGDGKGFGVDLPEETGYWWLGGVSPPLYGVIEDIVGDGKDALIEHAVPLPSTLLLLGSGLFGILVMRKRRGKCS, encoded by the coding sequence ATGAAAAAGAATTTTTTAATTTTATTAATCTTGATAATTGTTTTATTACCATTTCTAGCTGTAGCTCACACAACTTATATAACAGGTGAGGATGTTGATATTGTAAGTTGGCAAGAGTTTGTAAATGTAACTATAGAGGAAGGAAGTGCTAGTGGTGAAGTAAGTGGTGACATTAATGGGACAGTGAGTATTGATAATCATTTCTCATTGAGCGTTAATTCTGGGACATTTGCTGGTTTTGAATTTGGTTTTAATAATTGGGAAGTCAGTGTTAATGGTGATACTTATACTGGAATAAGCACTTGGTTTTATGATCCAGAATCTGATGAAACACACATAGCTATAGGTGGAGATATAGCTGCAATAGGTTATGGCACTGAAGAAGGGGGAGAATTTGTTCTTGCAAGAATTGAAGATACACAATGTCATGGCAATTTTACATATAAAGAAACTAGTAGTTCATTTACTTCATATGATACAAATATTCTTTTAAATGTTGAAACCGAACTTTTTTATGGTCATGGAACTGGTTATTATAATGGTGGAATTGCTGCTTATTTAGTTGAATTAGAATTTGAAGATTTGTTAGAAGCAGAGCTTTTCATCTATATCTGTGACTGGGGAGATGGGAAAGGATTTGGAGTAGATCTGCCAGAAGAAACAGGATATTGGTGGTTAGGAGGGGTTAGTCCTCCACTTTATGGAGTAATAGAGGATATTGTAGGAGATGGAAAAGATGCTTTGATAGAGCATGCTGTCCCTTTACCTTCAACACTTCTTCTTTTAGGTAGTGGACTGTTTGGTATTTTGGTTATGAGAAAAAGGAGAGGAAAATGCAGCTAA
- a CDS encoding undecaprenyl/decaprenyl-phosphate alpha-N-acetylglucosaminyl 1-phosphate transferase gives MVFLYSFIIAFLITTISIPLFIRVAPKLKLIDVPDERKKHTKPIPKVGGLSLAIGVLLPLLFWARNVPHFWAIFISIFVIFIFGLLDDAYCMSPSYKFLGQILAALIVIYLGGIKINSLGYIIGEKELILGYLSIPLTVFWLVLGTNAINLADGLDGLAAGICLLIFCFICFLAIEMGSYLVSIFGFAVCGGLIGFLRYNTFPAVVFLGDTGSQFLGFSASLVTIMLCQNSIYSPVLPILLLGFPLIDTAYVIINRIKQGKSPFKADRSHLHYRLLNIGMSHQESVLTIYILQTIFVCIAFLCRFERDKILFWGYLLFLISFIWFIFTIQRKEIVFPYPKKGFLIHQRFIRTQIANYCAYALFVFLALFYIAMPFFLKDVKKDIGIICGLFLILFFSFSKRKELFSKFIFIVASFFICIYYFYILDFKGITLFQNNLAHLCDIFFFFLSILFIIFLIGTNEIIPITTFDYLVLALAIIIPNIPGTPVWQFHLGKFFAKLIAIYFFLTTFLEKRYFRYFYIFVILSLLLLLIRSFNFLGYFL, from the coding sequence ATGGTTTTTCTTTATTCTTTTATTATAGCGTTTCTGATAACAACTATTTCCATACCATTATTTATAAGGGTTGCACCAAAGTTAAAATTGATTGATGTGCCTGATGAGAGGAAAAAACATACTAAGCCTATTCCAAAAGTAGGAGGATTGTCATTAGCTATAGGAGTCCTATTACCTTTATTATTTTGGGCAAGAAATGTGCCCCATTTTTGGGCAATTTTTATCTCTATTTTTGTTATATTTATTTTTGGACTATTAGATGATGCTTATTGTATGTCCCCTAGTTATAAATTCCTTGGTCAAATTTTGGCTGCATTGATTGTTATATACTTAGGAGGAATAAAGATAAATTCACTTGGATATATTATTGGAGAAAAAGAATTAATATTAGGTTATTTGTCAATTCCTTTAACTGTATTTTGGTTAGTTTTAGGCACAAATGCTATAAATTTAGCAGATGGACTTGATGGATTAGCAGCAGGTATATGTTTGCTTATTTTTTGTTTTATTTGTTTTCTAGCTATAGAAATGGGTAGCTACTTAGTTAGCATTTTTGGTTTTGCAGTATGTGGAGGTCTTATTGGATTTTTAAGGTATAATACGTTTCCAGCTGTTGTTTTTTTGGGTGATACAGGAAGCCAATTCCTTGGTTTTTCAGCTTCTTTAGTTACAATTATGCTTTGCCAAAACTCTATTTATAGCCCTGTCTTACCAATTTTATTATTAGGATTTCCTTTAATTGATACAGCATATGTTATTATCAATCGAATCAAGCAGGGAAAATCCCCATTTAAAGCTGATCGCAGCCATTTGCATTATCGCTTACTCAATATAGGGATGAGTCATCAAGAGTCTGTATTAACAATTTATATACTTCAAACAATCTTTGTCTGTATAGCTTTCCTGTGCCGTTTTGAGCGTGATAAAATATTATTTTGGGGTTATTTACTTTTCCTCATAAGTTTTATATGGTTTATTTTTACTATTCAGCGAAAAGAGATTGTTTTTCCATATCCTAAGAAAGGTTTTTTAATTCATCAAAGATTTATAAGAACACAAATTGCCAATTACTGTGCTTATGCTTTATTTGTTTTTTTAGCTTTATTTTACATAGCCATGCCTTTTTTTCTAAAAGATGTTAAAAAAGACATAGGAATTATATGTGGCTTATTTTTAATCTTATTTTTTTCTTTTTCAAAAAGAAAAGAGTTATTTTCCAAGTTTATTTTTATTGTAGCTAGCTTTTTTATTTGTATATATTATTTTTATATTTTAGACTTCAAAGGTATAACACTATTTCAAAATAATCTAGCCCATTTATGCGATATATTTTTCTTTTTTCTTTCTATCTTATTCATAATTTTCCTTATAGGTACAAATGAGATAATCCCTATCACTACATTTGATTATTTAGTTTTGGCACTTGCTATTATTATTCCAAATATTCCAGGCACACCTGTATGGCAATTTCATTTAGGTAAGTTTTTTGCCAAATTGATTGCAATTTATTTTTTCTTAACCACATTTCTTGAAAAAAGATATTTTAGATATTTTTATATTTTTGTTATTTTGTCACTTTTATTGCTTTTGATTAGGTCATTTAATTTTTTGGGTTATTTCTTGTAA
- a CDS encoding lipopolysaccharide biosynthesis protein has protein sequence MVRQISETEYKGIADYIRIFKRRKKAFLISFTLVFLSFLLLAILLPPVYRSTATILIEEQEIPPDLVRTTVTGYVEERLQAITQQIMSRPRLLEVINRFNLYADLREKLTIDEIIEKMRDSIELETISIEVPNPREKAATIAFTLSYEGKEPNTVQQVTNYLASLYLEENLKNRETKAKETTQFLEAQIDMLKKHIEELDKKIAEFKEKHLTELPELTQLNLQNLRRLSDEIARLDDQIAMLQERKIYLEGQLATINPYLPIISETGERILTPEKRLELLKNQYISAIATLSPKHPDVLKLKKEIESLEKEVKVRNELQNDIKRLENLKSQLASLKERLSDKHPDIKRLKREIAELEKKIEKSSNELKTTIVKEPDNPSYINLSTQIASTEMEIENLKKQREELRKKLEDYQRRLERMPEVEKEYQSLLRDKTNAEIKYRELMDKLMEAKVAERLESSQKGERFTIIDPPQYPEEPCKPNRLAIILIGFILSLGTGIAAVSIAEYIDHSVKGVKDIASITSIPVIGILPIIETEEDIAAKKKIKLVYIAGALLLMIICLVFVHFYFIKLDILWYKIW, from the coding sequence ATGGTTAGACAAATTTCTGAAACAGAATATAAAGGGATAGCTGATTATATAAGGATTTTTAAGAGAAGAAAAAAGGCATTTTTAATCTCTTTTACATTAGTATTTTTATCTTTTTTGCTTTTAGCCATTTTGCTTCCGCCTGTATATCGGTCAACAGCTACTATACTTATTGAAGAACAAGAAATTCCACCTGACTTAGTTAGAACGACTGTTACTGGTTATGTAGAAGAAAGACTTCAGGCTATTACTCAGCAAATTATGAGTCGTCCAAGACTTTTAGAGGTGATAAATAGATTTAATCTTTATGCAGATTTAAGGGAGAAACTTACGATTGATGAAATTATTGAAAAGATGAGAGATAGCATTGAATTAGAAACAATCAGTATTGAAGTACCGAATCCAAGAGAAAAGGCAGCTACAATTGCTTTTACTCTTTCTTATGAAGGAAAAGAGCCTAATACAGTTCAGCAAGTAACCAACTATTTAGCCTCATTATATTTGGAAGAAAATTTAAAAAATCGTGAAACAAAAGCAAAAGAAACTACCCAATTTTTGGAAGCCCAAATTGATATGCTTAAAAAACATATTGAAGAATTAGACAAAAAAATTGCTGAATTTAAAGAAAAACACCTTACAGAATTGCCAGAATTGACACAACTGAATCTGCAAAATTTAAGAAGATTAAGTGATGAGATTGCCCGTTTGGATGATCAGATAGCCATGTTACAAGAAAGGAAGATTTATTTAGAAGGTCAGTTAGCTACAATTAACCCTTATTTACCTATAATTTCTGAAACTGGTGAAAGAATCCTTACGCCAGAAAAGAGATTAGAACTTTTAAAAAATCAATATATAAGTGCTATAGCAACACTTTCTCCCAAACATCCAGATGTCTTAAAACTTAAAAAAGAAATAGAAAGCTTAGAAAAAGAAGTAAAAGTTAGAAATGAATTACAAAATGATATAAAAAGGTTAGAAAATTTAAAATCCCAATTGGCAAGCCTAAAAGAGAGGCTATCTGATAAACACCCTGATATAAAGAGGTTAAAAAGAGAAATTGCAGAGCTTGAGAAAAAGATAGAAAAATCTTCCAATGAATTAAAGACAACAATTGTTAAAGAACCTGATAATCCAAGTTATATAAATCTTTCTACACAAATTGCCTCCACAGAGATGGAGATAGAAAATTTAAAAAAACAAAGGGAGGAATTGCGGAAAAAATTGGAAGACTATCAACGCCGTTTAGAAAGGATGCCAGAGGTAGAAAAAGAGTATCAGAGTCTTTTAAGAGACAAAACAAATGCTGAAATAAAATATCGTGAATTAATGGATAAATTAATGGAAGCAAAGGTGGCTGAAAGACTTGAATCAAGCCAAAAAGGAGAAAGATTTACCATCATTGATCCACCACAATATCCTGAAGAACCTTGCAAACCCAATCGTTTAGCTATCATTCTTATTGGCTTTATTCTTTCTTTAGGCACGGGCATAGCTGCGGTCTCTATTGCTGAATACATTGATCATTCAGTAAAAGGAGTAAAAGACATTGCTTCAATTACTTCTATACCTGTAATTGGTATCTTGCCTATTATAGAAACAGAAGAAGATATAGCAGCTAAGAAAAAAATTAAACTTGTTTATATTGCTGGAGCATTATTATTAATGATAATTTGCCTAGTATTTGTTCATTTCTATTTTATTAAGCTTGATATTCTTTGGTATAAAATTTGGTAG
- a CDS encoding tetratricopeptide repeat protein, translating to MMKIFLKSWIFLLILLIIFSCGGKEERKQSFFNKGMELFEKGDYKKAQLEFKNAIKIDPKFAKGYYMVGLCSYRLRNLTQAFKYFNTATTLDPNLFDAHIKMGFIYVIARKPEKALEKAELVLKKEAKNTEALLLKATALKFQDKKEEAIKILKEIISLDPKKAQAYISLAQLYEVKNDLALAEETLKTGLKNNPKNLSLNLALASFYESQKRFKEAEAFYKKAIGFSKEEKAKLILVRFYTRISEFDKAKEITNYLIKAHPEDYKYHLTLAAILLKEKKITEAEKTLKKAIETFNEPEIYLFLADLYKQQGKEKLYLDILKQCVKSAKESPLLFKARNLLATYYLEKGENKLAFDEINAVLEKNPKNLEAHFLKAKYHLNMKQANEAITELRFVLKERPKFLDAYRLLARAYFMNGQIELAEDTLKEALKIKEDDLESKFLLAQVYFKKHDLKEAEREFEEILKIAPNHIPTLIFLGDTYLIQGKIEKSKKAYNKALNLSPKNPFIYHKLGIIEKGQKNFDKAINHFKEALKIKKDFLEALIELTRCYVAKKEYQKAIAKCKEYLNLVPKHEFYIQNLLGEVYLIAKKPKKAEEAFLKAISIKPEASNTYYNLARVYKHLFPKETAKNYEKIIKTELKDSPHAWFILALLYEQEGKYKKVESCYQYILNKYPEHAAAANNLAFLYVEKMKTDENLKKARNLIDKVIKKFPNHPDFLDTSGWIHYHLKNYEKALSDLREAIRINPNKPIYHYHLGMTYKAMGQLTLAKAELIKATKEDINFPGKALALKTLQEITQKIK from the coding sequence ATGATGAAAATATTTTTAAAAAGCTGGATTTTCTTATTAATCTTATTAATTATTTTTTCTTGTGGAGGGAAAGAGGAAAGAAAGCAATCATTTTTTAATAAAGGAATGGAGCTTTTTGAAAAAGGGGATTATAAAAAGGCTCAATTAGAGTTTAAAAATGCCATAAAAATTGACCCAAAATTTGCTAAAGGCTATTACATGGTTGGTCTATGCTCTTATAGATTGAGAAATCTAACTCAAGCTTTTAAATATTTTAATACAGCCACAACATTAGATCCAAACCTTTTTGATGCACATATAAAAATGGGATTTATCTATGTCATAGCAAGAAAACCAGAAAAAGCATTGGAAAAAGCAGAATTAGTTCTTAAAAAAGAAGCTAAAAATACAGAAGCACTTTTATTAAAAGCAACTGCTTTAAAATTTCAAGACAAAAAAGAAGAAGCAATTAAAATATTAAAGGAGATTATTTCACTTGATCCTAAAAAAGCACAAGCATATATCTCTTTAGCCCAATTATATGAAGTAAAAAATGATCTTGCCTTAGCAGAAGAAACCTTAAAAACAGGTTTAAAAAATAATCCAAAAAATTTAAGTCTCAATTTAGCTTTAGCTAGCTTTTATGAATCTCAAAAAAGATTCAAGGAAGCAGAAGCATTTTATAAAAAAGCTATTGGGTTTTCTAAAGAAGAAAAGGCAAAATTAATTTTAGTTAGATTTTATACTAGAATTTCAGAATTTGATAAAGCAAAGGAAATTACCAACTATTTAATTAAGGCTCATCCAGAAGATTACAAATATCACCTTACTTTAGCTGCTATTCTTTTAAAAGAAAAGAAAATAACTGAAGCAGAAAAAACCTTAAAAAAAGCTATAGAAACATTTAATGAGCCAGAAATTTATTTATTTCTTGCTGACTTATACAAACAGCAAGGAAAAGAAAAGCTATATTTAGATATACTTAAACAATGTGTTAAATCTGCAAAAGAAAGCCCATTATTATTTAAGGCACGTAATCTTTTGGCCACTTATTACCTTGAAAAGGGAGAAAACAAATTAGCATTTGATGAAATAAATGCTGTATTGGAAAAAAACCCTAAAAATTTGGAAGCTCATTTTTTAAAAGCAAAATATCATCTTAATATGAAACAAGCAAATGAAGCTATTACTGAATTGAGGTTTGTCTTAAAAGAAAGACCAAAATTTCTAGATGCCTATCGCCTCTTGGCAAGGGCATATTTTATGAATGGACAAATAGAGCTGGCAGAAGATACTTTAAAAGAAGCATTAAAGATTAAAGAAGATGACTTAGAATCAAAATTTCTCTTAGCTCAAGTTTACTTTAAAAAACATGATTTAAAGGAAGCAGAAAGGGAATTTGAAGAAATCTTAAAAATAGCACCAAATCATATCCCTACATTGATTTTTTTGGGAGACACCTATCTTATACAGGGTAAAATAGAAAAGTCTAAAAAAGCATATAATAAAGCATTAAATCTGAGCCCTAAAAATCCTTTTATCTATCACAAGCTTGGCATAATAGAAAAAGGTCAAAAAAATTTTGACAAAGCAATAAATCATTTTAAAGAAGCATTAAAAATAAAAAAAGATTTTCTTGAAGCTTTAATAGAATTAACACGCTGTTATGTGGCTAAAAAGGAATATCAAAAAGCCATAGCAAAATGCAAAGAATATTTAAATTTAGTACCAAAACATGAATTTTATATTCAGAATTTACTTGGTGAAGTATATTTAATAGCCAAAAAACCAAAAAAAGCTGAAGAGGCATTTTTGAAAGCCATTTCTATAAAACCTGAAGCTTCTAACACTTATTACAATTTAGCAAGAGTTTACAAACATCTTTTCCCAAAAGAAACAGCTAAAAATTATGAGAAAATAATCAAAACTGAATTAAAAGACTCTCCTCATGCTTGGTTTATTTTGGCTTTATTATATGAGCAAGAGGGAAAATATAAAAAAGTTGAATCTTGTTATCAGTATATACTGAATAAATATCCAGAGCATGCAGCTGCTGCAAACAACTTAGCCTTTCTCTATGTTGAAAAAATGAAAACTGATGAAAATTTAAAAAAAGCAAGAAATTTAATAGATAAAGTAATTAAAAAATTTCCTAATCACCCAGACTTCTTAGACACATCTGGTTGGATCCATTATCATTTAAAAAATTATGAAAAGGCACTTTCTGATTTAAGAGAGGCTATTAGAATCAATCCTAACAAACCTATTTATCACTATCATCTTGGCATGACATATAAAGCAATGGGACAATTAACATTGGCAAAGGCAGAGTTAATAAAGGCGACAAAGGAAGACATAAATTTTCCTGGTAAGGCTTTAGCATTAAAAACTTTACAAGAAATAACCCAAAAAATTAAATGA
- a CDS encoding outer membrane beta-barrel protein: MFFVILANILYGAQYKVIPSFSLRQSYDDNIYLYWRGKKDDFVTYIRPKILASINTEKTKINTEAQVNILRYADETNLNTEEQIYRIGLSHLKTERLTLALNGRYIRDTTLESEWTETGIGLERNIRKNYSGDGLISYSLTEKSLITFSSFYMRSDYESAIYIDYWYTGGNLAYEYHLSDGRISLISRLGYNYFKSDLGRTHNVLFFGGIDYMFSEKTQISGFLGLRYSDSKVKLRRYMIFYFLNYPIIVPYTETKREKGVGALLNVSFSRKMEKGTFFIGIERDIIPSVIGEMIFRGRVYSKIDYNFTERLKGIFYASYYRGETSGDVKTLDYYSYDVRPSMQFFLTKNFSVELAYLRQFYKSRLTDFKAERNVIFLGINWSKLYLWQ; the protein is encoded by the coding sequence ATGTTTTTCGTTATTTTGGCAAATATTTTATATGGTGCTCAATACAAAGTTATACCTTCATTTTCTTTAAGGCAAAGTTATGATGATAATATATATCTTTATTGGAGAGGCAAAAAAGATGATTTTGTGACTTATATTCGTCCAAAAATATTAGCTTCTATTAACACAGAAAAAACAAAGATTAATACAGAAGCTCAAGTAAATATTTTGCGCTATGCAGATGAAACAAACTTAAATACAGAAGAACAGATTTATAGAATAGGATTAAGTCATTTAAAAACAGAAAGACTGACACTTGCCTTAAATGGAAGATACATAAGAGATACAACGCTTGAATCAGAATGGACAGAGACTGGTATTGGTTTAGAGCGTAATATAAGAAAAAATTATTCAGGGGATGGCTTAATAAGTTATTCTTTGACAGAAAAAAGTCTTATTACATTTTCTTCTTTTTATATGCGAAGTGATTATGAATCAGCTATATATATAGATTATTGGTATACAGGTGGAAATTTAGCCTATGAATACCATTTAAGTGATGGAAGGATTTCTTTAATTAGCAGATTAGGTTATAATTATTTTAAATCAGATTTAGGGCGAACACATAATGTATTATTTTTTGGTGGAATAGATTATATGTTTTCTGAAAAAACTCAAATAAGTGGTTTTTTAGGCTTAAGATATTCAGATTCTAAAGTTAAACTTAGAAGGTACATGATCTTTTATTTTTTAAATTACCCTATTATTGTGCCATATACAGAGACAAAAAGAGAAAAAGGTGTTGGAGCATTATTGAATGTAAGTTTTTCTAGGAAAATGGAAAAGGGGACATTTTTTATAGGTATAGAGAGAGACATTATACCGAGTGTAATTGGGGAGATGATTTTTAGAGGAAGGGTTTATAGTAAGATTGACTATAATTTTACAGAAAGACTAAAAGGTATTTTTTATGCTAGCTATTATAGAGGAGAAACAAGTGGTGATGTAAAAACATTAGATTATTATAGCTATGATGTAAGACCATCAATGCAATTTTTCTTAACAAAAAATTTTTCAGTTGAATTAGCTTATTTAAGACAATTTTATAAAAGCAGACTTACTGATTTTAAAGCTGAAAGAAATGTTATTTTTTTGGGAATTAATTGGTCAAAATTATATTTATGGCAATAA
- a CDS encoding polysaccharide export protein — MKKFIFLVIFLLLPIKVYAQSSSFVLGPEDVLEISVWKDEALTKQVIVRPDGKINFPLVGEIQAAGKTVEEVKKEITEKLKEYISDPVVTVMLIGINSYKIYIVGKVNKPGAYTLGRRINVMQALAMAGGFSPFADLDNISILRQEGGKQIRIKFDYKAVSKGKKLEQNIFLKSGDVIVVP; from the coding sequence ATGAAAAAATTTATTTTTTTAGTAATTTTTTTACTTTTACCTATCAAAGTCTATGCACAGTCTTCATCTTTTGTCCTTGGGCCAGAGGATGTATTAGAGATTTCTGTTTGGAAGGATGAAGCATTGACAAAACAGGTGATTGTGCGTCCTGATGGAAAAATAAATTTTCCTTTAGTAGGGGAGATTCAAGCAGCAGGAAAAACAGTAGAAGAGGTAAAAAAAGAGATTACAGAAAAATTAAAAGAATATATTTCTGATCCAGTAGTTACAGTGATGTTAATTGGGATAAACAGTTATAAAATTTATATTGTTGGTAAAGTAAATAAGCCTGGGGCATATACTTTAGGAAGAAGGATAAATGTGATGCAGGCATTGGCTATGGCAGGAGGATTTTCTCCATTTGCAGACCTAGACAATATCAGCATCCTGAGACAAGAAGGGGGAAAACAAATCAGAATCAAGTTTGATTATAAAGCAGTTTCTAAAGGCAAAAAGCTTGAGCAAAATATATTTTTAAAAAGTGGTGATGTAATTGTTGTGCCGTAG
- a CDS encoding AAA family ATPase, protein MYLEFYGLKEKPFESAPDPKYFFTSSKHKAALSYLEYGFLNNLSFIMITGEPGTGKTILIKKFLNQIQGDIIGVITNTNLNTLEFIQAVLQEYNINYDKDETKAQLLDKLHNFLMEKCKNNQPAVLVVDEAQNLSVEVLEELRMLSNFQTNNKHLLQIILTGQPNLRSKLLHPSLKQLLQRITLNYHLFPLDRKETFAYIKHRLQVAGAINTDIFSEEAIQLIFEHSGGVPRLINAICDAALVYGFVDELKTITKDVVSDVIGELFSHKMPEIEETIKTQEKESSLTDNSLKQIDLRLKNLEKNVYELLQKTITLLDRLVLMLDRINRER, encoded by the coding sequence ATGTATTTAGAATTCTATGGTCTTAAAGAAAAACCCTTTGAATCTGCTCCTGATCCAAAATATTTTTTTACTAGCTCTAAACATAAAGCTGCCTTAAGTTACCTTGAATATGGTTTTTTAAACAATTTAAGCTTTATTATGATTACAGGAGAGCCTGGAACAGGAAAGACTATTTTAATCAAAAAATTTTTAAATCAAATTCAAGGAGATATTATAGGAGTAATTACAAATACGAATTTAAATACCTTAGAATTTATTCAAGCAGTTCTTCAAGAATATAACATTAATTATGATAAAGATGAAACAAAGGCACAGTTATTGGATAAATTACACAACTTCTTAATGGAAAAATGCAAAAATAATCAACCTGCTGTTCTTGTAGTAGATGAAGCACAAAATTTATCTGTTGAAGTACTTGAGGAACTTAGAATGTTATCCAATTTTCAAACTAACAATAAACATTTATTACAAATTATTCTTACTGGACAGCCTAATTTAAGAAGTAAACTTCTTCATCCTTCTTTAAAACAATTACTTCAACGCATTACTTTAAATTATCATTTGTTTCCCTTAGACAGAAAAGAGACCTTTGCCTATATTAAACATCGGCTTCAAGTAGCAGGTGCTATAAATACAGATATTTTTTCTGAAGAGGCTATTCAGCTTATATTTGAACATAGCGGTGGTGTACCACGTTTAATCAATGCAATTTGTGATGCTGCATTAGTTTATGGATTTGTTGATGAATTAAAAACAATTACAAAAGATGTGGTTAGTGATGTAATAGGAGAATTATTTTCGCATAAGATGCCTGAAATAGAAGAAACAATAAAGACACAGGAAAAAGAAAGCAGTTTAACAGATAATTCTTTAAAACAAATAGATTTACGATTAAAAAATCTTGAAAAAAATGTTTATGAATTGCTTCAAAAAACTATAACTTTATTAGATAGATTGGTTTTAATGTTAGACAGAATAAATAGGGAAAGATGA
- a CDS encoding polysaccharide biosynthesis tyrosine autokinase gives MNKIEKALEKAKQFKKVEKEFNTPQYVQTKIIKADLENLKKNKIIAAFKNNKVYEYYRFLRTQILQRTQERGWNSLLITSVMPGEGKTVTAINLAITFAKEFTKTVLLVDADLRNPSIANFFGLNLEKGLSDYLINGEIPLSTLLVNPGIEKLVILPGGKAVSNATEILDTPRMEALVKEVKNRYPDRYIFFDSPPVLTYADALVLSSYIDAVLLIVEVYKTTIEQVKKALELLENKPLLGIILNKMPLTEKTELYYLE, from the coding sequence ATGAATAAAATTGAAAAGGCTTTGGAAAAAGCAAAACAGTTTAAAAAGGTTGAAAAAGAATTTAACACACCTCAATATGTTCAAACTAAAATAATTAAAGCAGATTTAGAAAATCTTAAGAAAAATAAGATAATTGCTGCTTTTAAAAATAATAAAGTTTATGAATATTATCGTTTCTTAAGAACACAAATATTACAGCGCACTCAGGAAAGGGGATGGAATAGTTTACTTATTACAAGTGTGATGCCAGGAGAAGGTAAAACAGTAACTGCCATCAATTTAGCCATAACTTTTGCAAAGGAATTTACAAAAACAGTGCTTTTGGTTGATGCAGATTTAAGAAATCCATCTATTGCTAATTTTTTTGGTTTAAACTTAGAAAAAGGACTTTCAGACTATTTAATTAATGGAGAAATTCCATTATCAACCTTATTAGTTAATCCAGGTATCGAAAAATTAGTTATATTGCCAGGTGGAAAAGCTGTCTCTAATGCAACTGAAATATTAGATACACCCAGAATGGAAGCATTAGTTAAAGAGGTAAAAAATCGCTATCCAGACCGTTATATATTTTTTGATTCTCCACCTGTTTTAACATATGCTGATGCTTTAGTATTGTCCTCTTATATAGATGCTGTATTGCTTATAGTAGAAGTATATAAAACTACAATAGAACAAGTTAAAAAAGCTTTAGAACTTTTGGAAAATAAGCCTCTTTTAGGAATAATTTTAAATAAAATGCCCTTAACAGAAAAAACTGAGCTTTATTATTTAGAATAA